A genomic region of Micromonospora sp. NBRC 110009 contains the following coding sequences:
- a CDS encoding RluA family pseudouridine synthase: MTSAFAAGGDHRSLPVPDGLDGMRLDQAVARLFGLSRTASAGLVDAGDALVDGVARPNSHKVKAGSWLEVTLPAPAAPPTVVPQAVPGLTVVYADDDIVVVDKPVGVAAHPSPGWTGPTVIGGLAGIGHRISTSGAAERQGVVHRLDVGTTGVMVVAKSEQAYTALKRAFKYREVEKRYHAVVQGHPDPLRGTIDAPIDRHPHHDYRWAVVSGGKPSVTHYDTLEAFPAASLLDVRLETGRTHQIRVHFSTLRHPCVGDLTYGADPTLSARLGLARQWLHARSLSFLHPRTGDEVTFVSEYPDDLARALEILRD; encoded by the coding sequence GTGACGTCCGCGTTCGCCGCCGGCGGCGACCACCGTTCCCTGCCCGTCCCGGACGGCCTCGACGGCATGCGCCTGGACCAGGCCGTCGCCCGGCTCTTCGGGCTCTCCCGCACCGCCTCGGCGGGGCTCGTCGACGCCGGGGACGCGCTCGTCGACGGGGTGGCCCGACCCAACTCGCACAAGGTCAAGGCGGGTTCCTGGCTGGAGGTCACGCTGCCCGCGCCGGCCGCCCCGCCGACCGTGGTGCCGCAGGCCGTGCCGGGCCTGACCGTGGTCTACGCCGACGACGACATCGTGGTGGTGGACAAGCCGGTCGGGGTGGCCGCCCACCCCAGCCCCGGCTGGACCGGCCCGACGGTGATCGGTGGGCTGGCCGGGATCGGCCACCGGATCTCCACCAGCGGCGCCGCCGAGCGGCAGGGCGTGGTGCACCGGCTGGACGTGGGCACCACCGGGGTCATGGTGGTGGCCAAGAGCGAGCAGGCGTACACGGCGTTGAAGCGCGCCTTCAAGTACCGCGAGGTGGAGAAGCGCTACCACGCCGTGGTGCAGGGCCACCCCGACCCGCTGCGCGGCACCATCGACGCGCCGATCGACCGGCACCCGCACCACGACTACCGCTGGGCGGTGGTCTCCGGCGGCAAGCCGAGTGTCACCCATTACGACACCCTTGAGGCGTTCCCGGCGGCCAGCCTGCTCGACGTGCGGCTGGAGACCGGGCGTACCCACCAGATCCGGGTGCACTTCTCCACGCTGCGGCACCCCTGCGTGGGCGACCTGACCTACGGCGCCGACCCGACCCTGTCGGCCCGGCTCGGGCTGGCCCGGCAGTGGCTGCACGCCCGCTCGCTGAGCTTCCTGCACCCGCGCACCGGCGACGAGGTCACCTTCGTCAGCGAGTACCCGGACGACCTGGCCCGGGCGCTGGAGATCCTGCGCGACTGA
- a CDS encoding ATPase — protein MDGSETGWSRQAEPAPRWRALLDRARLSGRGAEQTEAERHADEPPPVVPLPRRGAGTGWTGRASAPDPPGDRSYGAEPAYRVEASYRVEPAYRAEPGYGGEPAYRAEPAYRGEPDHRAEPSWRAEPTYRSEPEQPQPEPRGRGTASVESRYALLDNGGYRPEPPPAESRYALLERGRYQPDSLAPAEPAYPEPAAPVPAYSPARVEWRAPEPDNELERAAGVLRRELGGPRVLAFANPKGGVHKTTATVLGAATVGSVRGRGVLAWDDNELRGTLGLRAGSARHARTIRHLVQDLAQIEILEGNTLLEHLDDYLRHASDGSYDVLAGEESPRFAQRLDQFTVKRVLELLRRTHEVVCVDTGNNVESPNWRTVMQAADQLVVTTVPREDAAFSADWMLDLLHEVGMGELADNAVTLISCPTPGRSPLQDDLERHFATRTRAVAVVPYDPALETGSSIEYHQLQAETRQAWLRAAAVMLEPFTR, from the coding sequence TTGGACGGCAGCGAGACCGGCTGGAGTCGGCAGGCTGAGCCGGCACCGCGGTGGCGGGCGCTGCTCGACCGGGCCCGGCTCAGCGGCCGTGGCGCGGAGCAGACCGAGGCGGAGCGCCACGCCGACGAGCCGCCGCCCGTCGTGCCGCTGCCCCGGCGCGGCGCCGGCACCGGCTGGACTGGCCGGGCGTCGGCCCCCGACCCGCCGGGCGACCGGTCCTACGGCGCGGAGCCGGCCTACCGGGTCGAGGCGAGCTACCGGGTGGAGCCGGCCTACCGGGCCGAACCGGGCTACGGCGGCGAGCCGGCCTACCGGGCGGAGCCCGCCTACCGCGGCGAGCCGGACCACCGTGCCGAGCCGTCCTGGCGGGCCGAGCCGACCTACCGGAGCGAGCCGGAGCAGCCGCAGCCGGAGCCGCGCGGCCGGGGCACCGCCTCCGTCGAGTCCCGCTACGCGCTGCTCGACAACGGCGGCTACCGGCCCGAGCCGCCCCCGGCGGAGTCCCGCTACGCACTGCTGGAGCGGGGCCGCTACCAGCCGGACTCCCTCGCGCCGGCCGAGCCGGCCTACCCGGAGCCGGCCGCGCCGGTCCCGGCCTATTCGCCGGCCCGCGTCGAGTGGCGCGCCCCGGAGCCGGACAATGAGCTGGAGCGGGCCGCCGGCGTCCTCCGCCGCGAGCTGGGCGGCCCCCGGGTGCTCGCCTTCGCCAACCCCAAGGGCGGCGTGCACAAGACCACCGCCACCGTGCTCGGCGCGGCCACCGTCGGCAGCGTCCGCGGGCGCGGCGTGCTCGCCTGGGACGACAACGAGCTGCGCGGCACCCTCGGCCTGCGCGCCGGCAGCGCCCGGCACGCCCGCACCATCCGGCACCTGGTCCAGGACCTCGCGCAGATCGAGATCCTGGAGGGCAACACCCTGCTCGAGCACCTCGACGACTACCTGCGGCACGCCTCCGACGGCTCGTACGACGTGCTCGCCGGCGAGGAGAGCCCGCGGTTCGCCCAGCGGCTGGACCAGTTCACCGTCAAGCGGGTGCTGGAGCTGCTGCGCCGCACCCACGAGGTGGTCTGCGTGGACACCGGCAACAACGTGGAGAGCCCGAACTGGCGCACCGTCATGCAGGCCGCCGACCAGCTGGTGGTCACCACCGTGCCGCGGGAGGACGCCGCGTTCAGCGCGGACTGGATGCTCGACCTGCTGCACGAGGTGGGGATGGGCGAGCTGGCCGACAACGCGGTGACCCTGATCTCCTGCCCGACGCCGGGGCGCAGCCCGCTCCAGGACGACCTGGAGCGGCACTTCGCCACCCGGACCCGGGCGGTCGCGGTGGTGCCCTACGACCCCGCGCTGGAGACCGGCTCCTCGATCGAATACCACCAGCTCCAGGCCGAGACCCGACAGGCGTGGCTCAGGGCCGCCGCGGTGATGCTGGAACCGTTCACCCGCTGA
- a CDS encoding DUF2567 domain-containing protein, translated as MSPDTPDPERAADRPGEPGAADRPSGGPEPSPSPAPEAGPPAPAGTGRPAGSDPAGPDLPDWPAGLPVPAGTPVTAPGADPLAGYPGVAGPATVPVRRRGRARAVGTTLVVALLLSALGAPLGLLWAGVAPDTPVQKTAEGAIYATTQPEQPIAADGWFSLLGLGFGVLAAIALWFVLRRRRGPLGLLAGVLGGLGAAVVAWQVGRRIGLGTYHRLLDTAPDDTLFGKPADLRAGGVDWFLGVLPVPHGDLLLPAFGVAVTYTLLAGWSRWPSLRPEPEPDGPWPPAGPGFGGGWPPAGPGISSAPGDRPAR; from the coding sequence GTGAGTCCGGACACCCCTGATCCCGAACGGGCCGCCGACCGTCCCGGCGAGCCCGGTGCCGCCGACCGCCCGTCCGGCGGCCCGGAGCCGTCCCCGAGTCCCGCCCCGGAGGCCGGCCCACCCGCGCCGGCCGGCACCGGGCGTCCGGCCGGCTCCGACCCGGCCGGGCCGGATCTGCCCGACTGGCCGGCGGGTCTGCCGGTGCCGGCCGGCACCCCGGTCACCGCGCCGGGCGCGGACCCGCTCGCGGGGTACCCGGGGGTCGCCGGCCCGGCGACCGTCCCGGTTCGTCGCCGGGGCCGGGCGCGGGCGGTCGGGACCACCCTCGTCGTCGCGCTGCTGCTCAGCGCGCTCGGTGCGCCGCTGGGGCTGCTCTGGGCCGGCGTGGCGCCGGACACCCCGGTGCAGAAGACCGCCGAGGGGGCGATCTACGCCACCACCCAGCCGGAGCAGCCGATCGCCGCCGACGGCTGGTTCAGCCTGCTCGGGCTCGGCTTCGGGGTGCTCGCCGCGATCGCGCTCTGGTTCGTGCTGCGCCGCCGCCGCGGCCCGCTCGGCCTGCTCGCCGGGGTGCTCGGCGGCCTCGGTGCGGCGGTGGTGGCCTGGCAGGTCGGCCGCCGCATCGGGCTCGGCACCTACCACCGGCTGCTGGACACCGCGCCGGACGACACGCTCTTCGGCAAGCCGGCCGACCTGCGCGCGGGCGGGGTGGACTGGTTTCTCGGCGTGCTCCCCGTGCCGCACGGCGACCTGCTGCTGCCCGCGTTCGGCGTGGCCGTGACGTACACCCTGCTGGCCGGCTGGTCGCGGTGGCCGTCGCTGCGCCCGGAGCCGGAGCCCGACGGCCCGTGGCCGCCGGCCGGTCCGGGGTTCGGTGGCGGCTGGCCGCCGGCCGGCCCGGGGATCAGTTCGGCACCGGGGGACCGGCCAGCTCGCTGA
- a CDS encoding LON peptidase substrate-binding domain-containing protein, whose protein sequence is MTARLPVFPLGTVLFPGLVLPLHIFEERYRALVRHLVGLPEGAPREFGVVAIQAGWEVAPAGPPGRPALGGGEVTLHEVGCTAELRQVTELADGGFDIVTVGRRRFRIAEVEESAAPYLTAAVEWLPEPAGTDEVAELLAARVISVFRQYLGLVRPDPQEISEQLPEDPTVLSHLVAATAALTVADRQRLLAIDDTAARLRAELRLLNRETALLRQVRAVPVPLSELAGPPVPN, encoded by the coding sequence GTGACCGCACGGCTGCCGGTGTTCCCGCTCGGGACGGTCCTCTTCCCCGGGCTGGTCCTCCCGCTGCACATCTTCGAGGAGCGCTACCGGGCGCTGGTGCGCCACCTGGTCGGGCTGCCCGAGGGGGCGCCCCGGGAGTTCGGCGTGGTGGCGATCCAAGCCGGCTGGGAGGTCGCCCCGGCCGGGCCGCCGGGCCGGCCGGCCCTCGGCGGCGGGGAGGTCACGCTGCACGAGGTGGGCTGCACCGCCGAGCTGCGGCAGGTCACCGAACTGGCCGACGGCGGGTTCGACATCGTCACCGTGGGGCGGCGGCGGTTCCGGATCGCCGAGGTCGAGGAGAGCGCCGCGCCGTACCTGACCGCGGCGGTGGAGTGGCTGCCGGAGCCGGCCGGCACCGACGAGGTGGCCGAGCTGCTGGCCGCCCGGGTGATCTCGGTGTTCCGCCAGTACCTCGGCCTGGTCCGGCCCGACCCGCAGGAGATCTCCGAGCAGCTGCCGGAGGATCCCACCGTGCTGTCGCACCTGGTCGCCGCGACCGCCGCGCTCACCGTCGCCGACCGGCAGCGGCTGCTCGCCATCGACGACACCGCCGCCCGACTCCGGGCCGAGCTGCGCCTGCTCAACCGGGAGACCGCCCTGCTGCGCCAGGTCCGGGCCGTCCCGGTGCCGCTCAGCGAGCTGGCCGGTCCCCCGGTGCCGAACTGA
- the hisD gene encoding histidinol dehydrogenase, which produces MLNRIDLRGGVPDPRRLLPRAQLDVSVAVERIRPLVEAVREHGYPAIREASERFDGVSPEHLRVPVETIRAAEGSLDPQVRAALLESINRARKVHADQRRTDHTTKVVPGGTVTERWVPVDRVGLYVPGGLAMYPSTVVMNVVPAQAAGVRSLVVASPPQQDNGGLPDERVLAACALLGVDEVYAVGGAQAVAMLAFGATVGPAGAERCEPVDMITGPGNIWVTAAKRLLRGVVGIDAEAGPTEIAILADDTADPAHVAADLISQAEHDPLAASVLVTPSPALAEAVDAELVRQVPAAKHSERIATALGGEQSGVVLVDDLEAGLRVVDAYAAEHLEIQTADAREWALRVRSAGAIFVGAWSPVSLGDYCAGSNHVLPTGGCARHSSGLSVQSFLRGIHLVEYSRDALREVAPHVVTLSGVEDLPAHGQAVSVRFPGEQP; this is translated from the coding sequence GTGCTGAATCGGATCGACCTGCGCGGCGGGGTGCCTGACCCGCGCCGCCTGCTGCCCCGTGCCCAGCTCGACGTCTCCGTGGCCGTCGAGAGGATCCGCCCCCTCGTGGAGGCGGTCCGGGAGCATGGGTACCCGGCGATCCGGGAGGCGAGCGAGCGGTTCGACGGCGTCTCGCCGGAGCACCTGCGGGTGCCGGTGGAGACCATCCGGGCCGCCGAGGGCAGCCTCGACCCGCAGGTCCGGGCCGCGCTGCTCGAGTCGATCAACCGGGCCCGCAAGGTGCACGCCGACCAGCGCCGCACCGACCACACGACCAAGGTGGTGCCGGGCGGCACGGTGACCGAGCGCTGGGTGCCGGTCGACCGGGTCGGCCTCTACGTCCCCGGCGGCCTGGCCATGTATCCGTCGACCGTGGTGATGAACGTGGTCCCGGCCCAGGCGGCCGGGGTGCGCTCGCTGGTGGTGGCCAGCCCGCCGCAGCAGGACAACGGCGGCCTGCCGGACGAGCGGGTCCTGGCCGCCTGCGCGTTGCTCGGCGTCGACGAGGTCTACGCGGTCGGCGGCGCCCAGGCGGTGGCCATGCTGGCCTTCGGCGCGACGGTCGGCCCGGCCGGCGCCGAGCGCTGCGAGCCGGTCGACATGATCACCGGCCCGGGCAACATCTGGGTCACCGCCGCCAAGCGCCTGCTGCGCGGGGTGGTCGGCATCGATGCCGAGGCCGGACCCACCGAGATCGCCATCCTCGCCGACGACACCGCCGACCCGGCGCACGTCGCCGCCGACCTGATCAGCCAGGCCGAGCACGACCCCCTCGCGGCCAGCGTGCTGGTCACCCCGTCGCCGGCGCTCGCCGAGGCGGTCGACGCGGAGCTGGTCCGGCAGGTGCCGGCGGCCAAGCACAGCGAGCGGATCGCCACCGCGCTCGGCGGTGAGCAGAGCGGCGTCGTCCTGGTCGACGACCTCGAGGCGGGGCTGCGGGTGGTCGACGCGTACGCGGCCGAGCACCTGGAGATCCAGACCGCGGACGCCCGGGAGTGGGCGCTGCGGGTGCGCAGCGCCGGGGCGATCTTCGTCGGCGCCTGGTCGCCGGTGTCGCTCGGCGACTACTGCGCCGGCTCCAACCACGTGCTGCCCACCGGCGGCTGCGCGCGGCACTCCTCCGGGCTGTCCGTGCAGTCGTTCCTGCGCGGCATCCACCTCGTGGAATACAGCCGGGACGCGCTGCGCGAGGTGGCCCCGCACGTGGTCACCCTGTCCGGCGTGGAGGACCTGCCGGCCCACGGCCAGGCGGTCAGCGTGCGCTTCCCGGGGGAGCAGCCGTGA
- a CDS encoding histidinol-phosphate transaminase: MTTLDDLPLRDDLRGLQPYGAPQLDVPVRLNTNENSYPVPEPVVDALAKALAAELRDLNRYPDRDAVALRADLAGYLGHGLTVDQVWAANGSNEIQQQLLQAFGGPGRTALGFTPAYSMHPLLALGTGTGWIPATRGADFGLTAADAVAQVRAHRPDVVFLCSPNNPTGTSLDPAVVAAVLDEAPGMVIVDEAYAEFARPGTVSALAVLPDHPRLVVTRTMSKAFGFAGGRLGYLAADPAVVQAVQLVRLPYHLSALTQAAARAALAHRDALLGTVAAIKEQRDRIVAELRARGRRVADSDANFVLFEVGGDQSAAWRTLLDAGVLVRDVGLPGWLRVTAGTPAETDAFLSALEKLSS, from the coding sequence GTGACCACGCTGGACGACCTTCCGCTCCGCGACGACCTGCGGGGCCTGCAGCCGTACGGGGCGCCGCAGCTCGACGTGCCGGTCCGGCTGAACACCAACGAGAACTCCTACCCGGTGCCCGAGCCGGTGGTGGACGCGCTCGCCAAGGCCCTCGCGGCCGAGCTGCGCGACCTCAACCGCTACCCGGACCGGGACGCCGTGGCGCTCCGCGCCGACCTGGCCGGCTACCTCGGCCACGGGCTCACCGTCGACCAGGTCTGGGCGGCCAACGGCTCCAACGAGATCCAGCAGCAGCTGCTCCAGGCGTTCGGCGGCCCCGGGCGGACGGCGCTGGGCTTCACCCCGGCCTACTCGATGCACCCGCTGCTGGCGCTCGGCACCGGCACCGGCTGGATCCCCGCCACCCGCGGCGCCGACTTCGGACTCACCGCCGCCGACGCGGTCGCCCAGGTCCGTGCGCACCGGCCCGACGTGGTGTTCCTCTGCTCGCCGAACAACCCGACCGGGACCTCGCTCGACCCGGCCGTGGTCGCCGCCGTGCTGGACGAGGCGCCCGGCATGGTGATCGTCGACGAGGCGTACGCCGAGTTCGCCCGGCCGGGCACGGTCAGCGCGCTCGCCGTGCTGCCCGACCACCCCCGGCTGGTGGTCACCCGCACCATGAGCAAGGCGTTCGGCTTCGCCGGCGGGCGGCTCGGCTACCTGGCCGCCGACCCGGCGGTGGTGCAGGCGGTGCAGCTCGTCCGGCTGCCGTACCACCTCTCCGCGCTCACCCAGGCCGCCGCCCGTGCGGCGCTGGCCCACCGGGACGCCCTGCTCGGCACGGTCGCCGCGATCAAGGAGCAGCGGGACCGGATCGTGGCCGAGCTGCGGGCCCGGGGGCGCCGGGTCGCCGACAGCGACGCCAATTTCGTGCTGTTCGAGGTCGGTGGCGACCAGTCCGCCGCGTGGCGCACGCTGCTCGACGCCGGCGTGCTGGTCCGCGACGTCGGCCTGCCCGGCTGGCTCCGGGTCACCGCCGGCACCCCCGCCGAGACCGACGCCTTCCTGTCCGCCCTGGAGAAGCTTTCATCATGA
- the hisB gene encoding imidazoleglycerol-phosphate dehydratase HisB, producing the protein MSRTARVERITKETKVLVEIDLDGTGKADIETGVGFYDHMLNQIARHGGFDLTVHTMGDLEIDAHHTMEDTALALGAAFDQALGDKAGIRRYGSATVPMDEVLVRAAVDLSGRPYVVHDEPVLAPYIGPVYPTSMTRHIWESFGQAARITLHVDVLRAARPGGHPDAHHVVEAQFKAVSRALREASGLDPRNAGVVPSTKGAL; encoded by the coding sequence ATGAGTCGCACCGCCCGCGTGGAGCGGATCACCAAGGAGACCAAGGTCCTCGTCGAGATCGACCTCGACGGCACCGGCAAGGCCGACATCGAGACCGGCGTCGGCTTCTACGACCACATGCTCAACCAGATCGCCCGGCACGGTGGCTTCGACCTGACCGTGCACACCATGGGCGACCTGGAGATCGACGCCCACCACACGATGGAGGACACCGCGCTCGCCCTGGGCGCCGCGTTCGACCAGGCGCTGGGGGACAAGGCCGGCATCCGGCGGTACGGCTCGGCCACCGTCCCGATGGACGAGGTCCTGGTCCGGGCCGCGGTCGACCTCTCCGGCCGGCCGTACGTGGTGCACGACGAGCCGGTGCTCGCGCCGTACATCGGGCCGGTCTACCCGACCAGCATGACCCGGCACATCTGGGAGTCGTTCGGCCAGGCGGCCCGGATCACCCTGCACGTGGACGTGCTTCGGGCGGCCCGTCCCGGCGGCCACCCGGACGCGCACCACGTGGTCGAGGCGCAGTTCAAGGCGGTCTCCCGGGCGCTGCGCGAGGCCAGCGGGCTCGACCCGCGCAACGCGGGCGTGGTCCCCAGCACCAAGGGCGCGCTCTGA
- the hisH gene encoding imidazole glycerol phosphate synthase subunit HisH codes for MSKRVVVIDYGSGNLRSAERALERAGADVTVTDDLAAAAEAEGLVVPGVGAFAACMAGIEALGAGPVIAERVAANRPVLGICVGMQVLFEHGDEHGVVTKGLGLLPGGVTKLPAERLPHMGWNTVDAAAGSVLFAGLPADARFYFVHSYAVTDVAGLAAGGAAVTTARHGADFVAGVERGALSAAQFHPEKSADTGAVLLRNWLSTL; via the coding sequence ATGAGCAAGCGCGTCGTCGTGATCGACTACGGATCGGGCAATCTGCGGTCGGCCGAGCGGGCCCTGGAGCGGGCCGGCGCCGACGTCACCGTGACCGACGACCTGGCCGCCGCCGCCGAGGCGGAGGGCCTGGTGGTGCCGGGCGTGGGCGCGTTCGCCGCCTGCATGGCCGGGATCGAGGCGCTGGGCGCCGGCCCGGTCATCGCCGAGCGGGTCGCCGCCAACCGGCCGGTGCTCGGCATCTGCGTGGGCATGCAGGTGCTCTTCGAGCACGGCGACGAGCACGGCGTGGTGACCAAGGGGCTCGGGCTGCTGCCCGGCGGGGTGACGAAGCTGCCCGCCGAGCGGCTGCCGCACATGGGCTGGAACACCGTCGACGCCGCGGCGGGCTCGGTGCTCTTCGCGGGCCTTCCCGCCGACGCCCGGTTCTACTTCGTCCACTCGTACGCGGTGACCGACGTGGCCGGGCTGGCCGCCGGCGGTGCCGCGGTCACCACGGCCCGGCACGGCGCCGACTTCGTCGCCGGGGTGGAGCGGGGGGCGCTCTCGGCGGCGCAGTTCCACCCGGAGAAGTCGGCCGACACGGGTGCGGTGCTGCTGCGCAACTGGCTCAGCACGCTGTGA
- the priA gene encoding bifunctional 1-(5-phosphoribosyl)-5-((5-phosphoribosylamino)methylideneamino)imidazole-4-carboxamide isomerase/phosphoribosylanthranilate isomerase PriA yields the protein MSLTLLPAVDVADGQAVRLVQGAAGSETAYGDPLEAALAWQSDGAEWIHLVDLDAAFGRGSNAHLLAEVVRQLDVKVELSGGIRDDESLQAALGTGAARVNIGTAALEDPQWCDRICGEYGDRVAIGLDVRGRTLAARGWTRDGGDLYEVLARLDKAGAARYVVTDITKDGTMRGPNLDLLREVCARTDAPVIASGGVSTLDDLRALATLEPVGVEGVIAGKALYAGAFTVAEALATLRAAA from the coding sequence TTGAGCCTCACCCTGTTGCCCGCCGTGGACGTCGCCGACGGCCAGGCCGTCCGGCTCGTGCAGGGCGCCGCCGGTAGCGAGACCGCGTACGGCGACCCGCTGGAGGCGGCCCTCGCCTGGCAGTCCGACGGCGCGGAGTGGATCCACCTGGTCGACCTGGACGCCGCCTTCGGCCGGGGCTCCAACGCCCACCTGCTGGCCGAGGTGGTCCGGCAGCTCGACGTGAAGGTCGAACTCTCCGGCGGGATTCGCGACGACGAGTCGTTGCAGGCCGCGCTGGGCACCGGGGCGGCCCGGGTCAACATCGGCACCGCCGCGCTGGAGGACCCGCAGTGGTGCGACCGGATCTGCGGCGAGTACGGCGACCGGGTGGCGATCGGGCTGGACGTGCGCGGCCGTACCCTCGCGGCGCGCGGCTGGACCCGCGACGGTGGCGACCTGTACGAGGTGCTGGCGCGGCTGGACAAGGCCGGCGCCGCGCGGTACGTGGTCACCGACATCACCAAGGACGGCACCATGCGCGGGCCGAACCTGGACCTGCTCCGCGAGGTCTGCGCGCGCACCGACGCGCCGGTGATCGCCTCGGGCGGCGTCTCCACCCTGGACGACCTGCGGGCCCTGGCCACCCTCGAACCGGTCGGCGTGGAGGGTGTGATCGCCGGCAAGGCGCTGTACGCGGGCGCGTTCACCGTCGCCGAGGCGCTGGCGACGCTGCGGGCCGCGGCGTGA